The following DNA comes from Pseudomonadota bacterium.
GAGGTGCTGGACGGCTACCAGGGCCTGGCGCGGGACGTGTCGCTCGCGCGGCGCGAGGTGCCCGGCAGCCGACTCCACCGCACCGCCGAGGCGCTGTACACGGAGCTGCACCGGGCCATCAATCGCAGGCCGACTGCGCCGCTGGAGGAGCTCTGGCGGCTCTACACGCACCGGTTGCCGGCCGCGGTGAGAACGCTGCGGGGGGAGCTCATCGTCTCCTTCGGGCTGTTCATCCTGGCCACGGTGATCGGCTACGTGATGGTGAGCGTCGCCACCGACACGGCCGGTTGGTTCCTCTCCGGCGAGATGATCCGCAAGGTGCAAAACGGCGGCCTGTGGACGGACGGTCTGCTGAACATCATTCCCTCGTCCGTGCTCGCCGCCGACATCACCATGAACAATATCTCGGTGTCGTTCACCGCCTTCGTGTTCGGCATGCTCTACGGCCTTGGCACCCTCTACATCCTGTCCCTGAACGGGCTGATGCTGGGCTCCATCTTCGCCTACACGGCCACCTATGACACCGCCCTGCCGCTGTTCCGCTTCGTGGTCGCTCACGGCATCGTCGAGCTGTCCGTGATCTGCGTGGCCGCCGCGGCGGGCCTGGCCATCGGCCGTGCCCTCGCCAGGCCCGGTGCCGAGGGGCGAATCGCCTCGCTGCAAGCGGCCGCCGGCGACGCCGGTGCGCTGGTCGCGGCCGCCGTGCCCTTTCTGATCGGCTGTGGGCTCATCGAGGGCTACATTTCCCCCAATCCCAACTTCAGCCTGACGTTCCGCGTCGTCGTGGGCGTGGCCTGGATGGTGGTGTTCCTGCTGGTCCTCGACGGGCGTATCTGGGGATGGCTAGGTCAGATGCGCTTGTCCGAGCGCAGCCGCCGGTAGCACTCGAACACCTCACGTTCGATCCGATCGGGGGTCGCCTCGACCACCACCGCGCCCATACGCTCCAGCGATGCCCGCGTTCGCGCCGCCGTGCGCCGGTACTCACGGGCTGCGATGGCACTGAAGATGGCGTTGCGATCGGTGCCGGTGGGTTGCATCAGTTGCTCGAGGTTGGCGTCCTGCACGGCCACCACCATGGGTAGGTGCTTCGGGCGCAGCAGCAGCGTGGCTTCGGCCAGCTGGCCGCTGGCGGTGGCGTCGTCGAGTTGGGTGAAGTTCAGCACGAGGGCGCGCTGGGGCAGCGCGCGGGAGAGCTGCATCACGGCGCTCAGGGGGTTGCTCTCGTTCTGCTGTGCGCGGCTGCCGGCGAGGCAATCGCGCACGCGTCGCAGGTGGGCCGGGCCGTGGCCGGGCGAGATGCTGTCGATGGGCGCGTCGGCGTAGGTCAGCAACCCGTAGCGGTCGCCCGCGTGGTCGGCGAGTTCGGCCAGGCGAGCGCTGATGTTGACGGCATGCCCCAGGGCGTCGAGTTGACCGACGCGCAGGCGGCTGCTGCGCCCACAATCCAAGGCGAAGATGATCAGGAGCTGTTGCTCTTCCTCGGTCTCCCGCACCACCAGGGAGCCGGTACGCGCGGTCGCCTTCCAGTCGATGACCGAGGGTGGATCACCGATGCTGTAGTTGCGCAGGCTGCGGAACTCGCTGCCGCCGAAGGAGCGGATCGCCTGGCGCGTGTCACCGAGACGGTCGAGGGCCGTGCGCCGCCCCGCGCTCGCCAGCATGGCCGGCGACACGCGGGTGACCGCAGGCGACTCCCCCGCAGCATCGCGCTCATGCAGAGGTACCGAACGAATCCATTCAGCTAAGCCGAACAAGCCGCGCACCAGTACGGGCTGGCGAGGCCACAGGTGCTCCCCCAGGCGCTGGGGCACCTGGTTGAAGGGCAGGCATTGGTGTTCGTCCGGCCGCAGCCGTACCGCGGCATCGTCCAGCTGGCCTGAAAACCACTCCGGCGGCCGCGGAGCGTAGGCGCAGCGCAGGGCGGTGCGCCCGGTGTTGGTCACGTGCAGCACCCAGTCCGTGGGTTCGCCCAGGTGTACGGATTGCGGTTGCTCCAGCGTGGCGTGCAGGGCGGGGCGGGCGCTCGTCATCCGCTCGATGAGCAGCGCCAGCGCCAACGCGATCGCGAGCCATCGCCACAGGCCCGCGACGGGAGCACCCATCCACAGGCCTGCGATGCCGATCGTGGCGATGGCGGCGATCCAGACGATGGCAGTCCAGCGCAGGGTCATGGGGGGCGACCTACTCCTGCGCGTCGTCTGCGGAGGTGGGCACCACGCCTTCGACGCGAGGGACGGCGATGCCCTCCACCAGTCGGGTCAACGACTCCGTTGCTGTGAGGCCGGCGATGCGCGCTTCCGGCGTGAGTACGATGCGGTGCGCGCCCACCGCGTCGACCACGCTCTGCACATCGTCGGGGCGCACGAAGTCAAAGCCTGAACCTGCGGCGAGCACGCGGGCCATCAGGAGCAGCGCGCGCGCCGCGCGGGTGGACAAGCCCAGGGCGATGTCCTGCGACTGACGTGTGGCTTCGCAGATGTCCACCACGTACTCCACCAGCGAACGCTCGACGCGGGTGGCGGCCACCTCATCGCGCGCCGCCCGCAGCAGCTCGCGCTCATCTTCGATGGCCGTGAGCGAGCCCTGGTGCGCGCTGCCCTCGGGCGAGGCGTAGCGTTGAAGCTCCTGCACCTCTTCGTCACGCGCGGCATAGGTCAGGTCGAGGCGCACGAGGAAGCGATCGACCTGAGACTCGGGGAGCGGGTAGGTGCCTTCGAAATCGATGGGGTTCTGGGTGGCGATGACCACGAAGTTCGCGGGGAGCTCGCGCGTATCGCCATCGATCGTGGTGCGCTTCTCCTCCATCGCCTCGAGCAGCGCTGACTGGGTCTTCGGGCCGGCGCGGTTCACTTCGTCCACCAGCACGACGTCTGCAAACAGGGGGCCGGGCCGGAACTCGAACTCGGTGCCGTCGGGGCGGAACACGGTGACGCCCGTGATGTCTGCGGGCAGCAGATCGGGCGTACCCTGTACCCGTCGGAACTGCCCGCCCAATGCTTGCGCAAAGGAGCGCGCCAGCAGGGTCTTGCCGATGCCCGGGGGGCCTTCGAGCAGGGCGTGACCGCCCGCGATTCGCGTCATGGCGAGCAGTCGCGCCGCGTGGCCGAGGCCGAAGACCCGTCCGCCGAGCTTGCTTTCGATCTGCTGCAGGTACTGTTGTGTGGGCTTCATGTAGCTTTCGATTTCATGCGTTTGTGGAAGGCTAGCGAATCGCTTCGCTGAGGGCGTGTACGTCGTGCTGGAGGGTGGCGTAGACCACGCGACGCCCCGCGGCCAGGGCGGATAGACGATCGACGACCGTGGCGACCAACTCGGGGTGCTTGTCGCGTTCGGCGATCAGGCCTTGCGTGAGGGCGTCTTGCTGCGAGAGCCGCCACTTGCGCGCGAGCTGCGTGCGCAGGGGGTCGAGGATGGCCTCGTAGACCGCGTCGCGGCGCAGGCGCAGGTCGAGGAAGCCCGCGCTGGCGCGCACCAGGTCGAGCTGGCCCATACCAACGGGGGGCGAGCGGTACAGGGCGCGGGCCCAATCCCCGTTGTTCGCCAGCAGATACCCCACCCAGAACAGCAGCACGAAGCCGATGCTCGCGTACAGGCGCCAGTCGTAGACGAGATCTGCTGACTCGACGATGTCGTTCACGCCCTGGTGTGCGTCGTCGAAGATCACGGTGCCATCGTCCCCGAGCCAGGTATCGACGAGTCGCATCGCGAAGCGTCGGTTGTCGAAGCGGTGAATGACATCGTTGGCGAGCACCGAAGGATGGAGGAGCACGAGCACCTCGCCGTCCCCCAGCGGGGCCTGCAGCATCGCCGCTTGTGAGGAGTCGGCGTGCGTCAGCACGGTCTGCCAACTGCTTGCTGCGGGAGTAGGGATGGTGGTGCAGCCGTTGCGACCACGCAGCCGCCTGGGCAACGTAATCATGGCCACGATTTCGGCCGGGGAGCGACCGCATGCGGCGATGTCAGCCTCGATCCCGTCCTGGGAATCGTCGTCGTCGTCGAATAGCCCCAGGGGATCGGCGGGAGAGGCCTGCTCCGGCGTGGAGTCGTCAGCGCCGTAGGTGGCCGGCACCCAGTGGGCGCCATCCCATGGCACGCGCACGTCATCGAGGTCCGTGGCGAAGGGGCCGTCGGGCGAGCCGACGAGGGTCATGGCGTCCGACGCGCCGTGCACGAGCAGCCAGCCCGGAATGTTCAAGGCGTCGCCGAGCGAGTCGCGGAGGTCCGCCAGGGCGTCGTCGGCGGTCACGTCCTCCGTTTTGTTCGTTTCATCGCCGGGCGGCGCAGGCTCGTCAGCGTCGTCCGACACCATGAGCCGCCGAAGTCGCAGCCCCGTCAGACGCCAGAGGGTACGGGTGAGGTCGAACCCGTCGTACACCCAGGGTGCCGACTCCAGGTGTCCGCTCGCCACCAGCAAGGTGTTGCCTTCACTCACCCACCTCATCAGGGCGGCGATCTCGTCGGCTTCGAAGGGCAAGATGGCGGGCACGTGCAGGACGGCGAGGTTGCCCGTGGTTGCCGACAGGTCCGCGAGGCTTTCCTGCGTGAAGCGCAGCCGCTGCGCGTGCGTCGGGATCGACGCGGTGGCGAGCCAACGCTGAAAGGCCACCACGCCCAGCTCGCTCGTGTTGTCGGTGGTGGGACGTTCCGGGGGGCCGCCGTCGTTGAAGGCCGGGAGGGCGAGGAGGACGATGATCATCACCATCGCGCCCACCCACAGGAGCGTCCGCAGGCGATCCATCAGTCGACGTCCGCCGCTACGTGGGCCAGCACCGCCGCCTGACGGGCCTGGAGCGCGGCAAGCTCTTCATCATCCGGCAGCCAGCCGGCGAACAGGTTGCGATCAGCCGCATCCGCCAGTGCCGAAAGATGCTGGCGCAGCGGTGCCGGCAGGGACGCCGCATCTACCAGCGTGCGATTGGTCTGATGCGGCCTCACCTCGAGCAGGCGGGCCTTGGCCAGCGCCATGCACGTGTGGATGAACAGGGCGGGTGCCCAGCGCTCGCGGGGTAGCTCGGTGAGTGGGCGGGCGTAGGCATCGCCTTCCAGCCCTGAGAGGTCCAGGGCGCTCGCTGGCAATCCCGGCGGGAAATAGTGGCGATAGGTACGCCAGAGCACGATCGCGCCGGCGAGGGCGATGAGCCCAATGGTCGTGTACCCAATAACGTCGAGCACCATCTGGCCGTCGATCGGAGGAGCCCCCAACCCTGTTAGCCAGCTATCTAGGCGTTGGATCGCCCCCACCAGCCAGCCGTCGTCGCCACCGGTCACATCGCGCAACCATCGCCAGGCCTTGCGCAGCGCGTCCTGATACCAGGCCATCAGGTTGTCCAGCGCTGCCGCTTCCGTGAGGTCCAGCTCTGCGATGATCGGGTCGAGCGTATCGGCGTCCAGGCGCGTCCCGTCGAGGGTACCGTCCTCGCTCAAGGGGCGAGCACCGGCGCCAGCGCGAATCCTCCTGCCCGGATTCGCGCTGCGCCCTTAGCCGATGGGCTGGCGGCGATCACCCTGCGCTGGCGGCGCTGGGTTGCAGGTCAGCCAACTGTTGATCGAGGTCCGAGCCTTCCTTGCGCACCAGCAGGTCGTTGTAGAGCACAAGGGCCATGGCCGCGTACATGGGCGTGATGAGGGAGAGCATGATCCAGTTGAGGGCGAAGTCTGCCCCGGTGGTCAAGGTGGTGGCACCTGAGATGGTGCTGACCGCCGCCACTGCGCCGAGCCCGATGTAGAAGATGATGGACACTGCCGTGAGGATCACGGTGATCAGGGTCAGCACAGATGCCGTTCGCCACCAGTTCCCGCCCCACACGAGGGAGTGGCTGCGCCAGAGCGCGCCCCAGCTACCCCGTTCCTCGGCGTAAGGCACGTAGAAAAACAGTGACATGCTGATGGCGAGGATGAGCCCCGGGATAAACAAGGCGACCATGCCGAGCGTCACCAGCACCATGTAGAGGAACATCAGTAGCAGCATCGGCACCGTTCGCTTCAGGGCGACGAGCACGTCCTTGACCAGCGAGGTGGGCTCCCCGCGGGCAACCGACATCTGGCGGTGGATGACGACCCCCAGCATGATGACCATGAACAGGAACATGAGCGGGAAAAGCGCGGCCATCTCCATCAGCGCTTGCTCAATGACGGCCGGATCCGTCTCTGATTCCAGACCTACAGTGCGTGCGTTTACGAGTGCCAGCGTGAGTGCATACGGCAGGGCGGCGGCTGCTGCGGCCGGAAGTACCTTCAGGAATCCCCGCCGGAACAGCGTGAAGCCACCGTCCAGGATGCCGCCGATGCTGAGGGGTTCACTAGATAGCATGCTGAGTCCCTTTGTTATTAGTTTTGCCCGGTTGGGCGTCGGGTCGGATGGTACCTAATAGCTCAGGGAATACGAAACCTAGTCCTCAGGGTCTGGCCGTACCGCCGGGCGCGCGCGGCCCAGGAGGCGCGCAAGCGCTTGTTTCTCGCAGCGACGGGCCGGTGCCGCCGTGGTAAACCAAGCACTTACGAGTAGCAACAAAAGCAGTAGGCCGTTGTCACTCTCGCGCGTGAGTAGCGCCGTGGCGATGAGGGTGGCCGCCCAGATGAGCGCGTGGGCAACGCTGCGGGACTTTTCCGATTTCATTCACTCTCTCCTGTGGTGCCGGACTCCGTAGGGGCGTCGGCGAGTTGGAAAATCTCTTCGACGGTGACGTCGAAGCGACGAGCTAGCCTCAGTGCGATGATGGTGGACGGCACGAAGCGGCCCACCTCGATGGTGCTGATGGTCTTGCGCGAGACGCCGATCTCGCGCGCAAGGTCCGCTTGGCTGAGGCGGTGCTCGGCGCGAAACACGCGGATGCGATTGCGCAGACCGCCGCTCATAGGTCGTCGGTGCCGCGATCGCTCAGGATTTGGGCGAAGAAGGACCCCGCCAGCATCCAGAGGGTGACGGCAAGCACGGCATTGAGGACGACGTGGGTGTCGATGGTCGGCGGCAGATGCTCCGCGCTGCCTTCCAGCGCGACGAGCACGAGAAACGTAGCGGTGAAGGCGACGACGCACGCGCGACGAAACACATCGAGCAGGTAGCCATCGCAGGACGCACTGTCGCACGCCGCGCGGCGCCGCGCGATGGCGAAGCTCAGGACAGCGGGCAGCACCAGCAGCAGGATGCCGCCGGCGAGCACCAGGCGCGCCAGGTGCAGGCGCTCATCGGTTAAGGGATCCAGCCAAACGCCGGCCAGCGTGAGCGCGTGCCCGGCGCCGAGCAAGACGAGACCGAGGGCCGAGCGAGTGAGTAGGGTGTCGGCGAGTTGGGCCAGCTCGAAGGTGGGCGACTGGCTCATCGGGTGAAGTCCATGTGTCGTCTAGCTCTCAGAATGATACCTGCAGGTATCATAATGATAGCGTAAGGTACCTGCTTGAGCAAACCGATCCTGCAGCTGGAGGGCTGCAGCTCTACGAGGGGCGGTGCCGAGCTAAGGGGACGCGGGGAGTGAGGCGCGTGTGGGGGTGGGTGCGTCGATCGCGCTACGCCGGCGCCCGAAGTCCGCACCGAGGTCGAACATCTCCGCGGCCACTGGGGGCTGGAAGAAGTAACCCTGGGCGCAGGGGCATCCGAGGCGGATCAGGGTGTCGAGGGCGGCCTGGGTCTCCACGCCCTCGGCGATCACGCTCATGCCGAGACTGCTCGACATCGACAGGATGGAGGTGACGATCGCCTGGGTTTTCTCGCCTGACTCGATGCCAGCGACCAGGGAACGATCGATCTTGAGCACTTGGAACGGCAGCGTGTGGAGGTAGCTGAAGGATGAGTAGCCGGTGCCGAAATCATCGAGCAGCAGCCGTGCGCCGAGCTCCGCGAGCTGATGGAGGCTCGCGATGCAGGTCTCGTCATCGCCGATGAAGCAGGTTTCGGTGATCTCGAGGTCCAGCGCGCTCGCCGGCAGCCCGGTGTCCGCGAGCACCTGTTCCACGGTGCGCGCGAAGCCCGGCGTGGCAAGCTGGCGCGGCGACACGTTGATCGCGACGCGCAGATCTTCGCGTCCGTTGCCCACTCGCCATGCCTGAGCTTGGCCGCAGGCGGTCTCCATCACCCACGCTCCAAGGTCAAGGATGAGGTCTGACTCCTCGGCGATGGGAATGAAGACATCGGGAGGGATCTTGCCTCGATCCGGGTGGTTCCAGCGCACCAGTGCCTCGCAGCCCTCGACCCTCAGCGTGTTGAGGTCTACGACGGGCTGAAAGTGCACGTGTAGTTCTCGCTGTTCGATCGCCCTCGTTAGATCGCGATGGGTGCGCACGCGATCGGTGATGCGGTCCTGTAGGGAGTAGTCAAAGAGGCGGCTCCTGTTCTTGCCCTGGGCCTTCGCCTCGTACATTGCGATATCCGCATGCTTCATCAGCCTCTCGGCATCGTCGCCGTGCTGCGGGTAGAGTGCGACGCCAATGCTGGTCGTCACGCCGATAAGGTGCTCTTCGTAAGAGATTTCTTCGGCGACCCGTTTGATCAGGTCATCACATACGGCGTTTACTCGCTGCGCATCGTCTACGCCCTGCAGCAGGGCCGCGAACTCATCGCCACCGAAGCGAGCTACCACGTCCTCGCCGCGCATTCTCGCCGCCAAGCGCATGGCGGTGGTCTTGAGCACCAGGTCACCAGCAGAGTGCCCTAGATCATCGTTCACGTTCTTGAAGCCGTCCAGGTCGAGGAACAGCACGGCGAAGCCGGTGTTCTTCCGTTGCGCGTTCTCGATGGCCTCCTGCAGCGTAAGCGTGTACGCAGAGCGGTTGGGGAGTGCGGTGACAGAGTCTATTCGTGCGAGGAGCTTGTTCAGCTGTTCGCTATGTGACAGGGCGCGCGTAGCGTCCTCCATCCCGACCATTGCCCTGCCCACGAAGCGGGCGAGAGAGGCCTGAACTCCCCATACCAAGAGCCCGCCGAGTACGACGACTGCGAAGGTGATACGAATCGCGATGCCGACGGTACGACTGATGGGCACTTCGAAAGCGTAAGAGCCCGCGACGAAAGCGTCGGCGGCTTCGTCTAGCACGACTCGAACTTGCGCCTCCGTAAGTTCCCCAGCCTGCAACTCGGCCAGGGATGCGAGTGCTACGTCGGCGGTGGCGATGTCGTCCACGCACAAGGTGATGGCTTCGATGGTTCCGGCGGCTCGCATCAAGAGGCGCTCAACAACGCCAAGCTCGTGCAGGCACTCAACCGGCAGGGAGCGGATCTTCTCCACAAGATGGATGAGCTCATCCGTCGGCAGGGGCTGCTTGGCCGTTTCCTCGAGGATCGACGTTAGCTGGAAGGAGAAGATGGCGTGGCGCGCATTGAGCTGGTGGAGATGCCCTCCCTTGCTCACCTGGGCAAGGCCGAACACGACGAGTGCCACCAGCAAGGGCGTGAGCAGTGGTATTAGAAGTAGTCGGCTGATCGGCAGCGCATCGTTGGGACGGCCGGATCCGAGTACCGATTTGAGGAGTTTCATCGGTGACATGCGCGTCTCTAATCCACCAGGGGCGTTCGGTGCACTGGCCCACGTAAGGCCATCCAGCCGTCAACCTATCGAAAGCGCTTGGACTTCAGCGGGCCATGTGTCTCATTTATTAGGCGGCACCCACGGGTGTAGCTGGGCCCTGCGCGCGATGGTGAACCGTGTCACGTTTGTAGCGACGTTCTTAGGTATCTCCTACTCAGGCTTTCGCCTTAGCTGCCTTGTCGATCTTCGCCCACGCATCGCGAAGCGCGACCGTGCGATTAAAGACGAGTGCCTCCGGCTTGGAATCCACCGAATCCACGCAGAAGTAGCCCATTCGCTCGAACTGCAGGGGCTCGCCCACCGGTGCGTCGCGCAAGCTCGGTTCGAGCTTGCAGTCGCGGAGCACTTCCATCGACTCGGAGTTCAGGTGTTCGCGCACGTCGTCGACGCCAACGCCGGGGCGCTCGACGGAGAACAGTCGGTCGTAGAGTCGTACCTCGGCGTCGACGGCGTGGGGGGCGGACACCCAGTGAATGGTGCCCTTGACCTTGCGGCCATCCGGGGCGTCACCGCCGCGGGTCTCGGGGTCGTAAGTGCAGTGGACCTCGGTCACCTCGCCTGTGTCGGGGTCCTTCACAAAGCCCGTGCAGGTGACGAAGTAGGCCCAGCGCAGGCGCACTTCGCGGCCCGGCGTTAGGCGGAAGTATTTCTTAGGTGCTTCTTCGCGGAAGTCGGCATCTTCGATGTAGAGCTCGCGCGAGAAGGGCACCTGGCGCACGCCGGCGGACTCGTCCTCGGGGTTGTTCACCGCGTCGAGGGTCTCCTCCTGGCCCTCGGGGTAGTTGGTGATCACGAGCTTGATCGGTCGCAGCACCGCCATGGCCCGCGGTGCCGAGAGGTTCAGCTCCTCTCGCAGGCCGCTCTCCAGCAGGGAGATCTCACTGATGGCATGGCGTCGCGCCAGGCCGATGCGGCGGCAGAAGGTGCGGATGGAGGCGGCCGTGTAGCCGCGGCGGCGCAGGCCCCGCAGGGTCGGCATGCGCGGATCGTCCCAGCCCGACACCAGGCCATCCTCCACCAACCCACGCAGCACGCGTTTGCTCAGCACCGTGTAGCCGAGGTTCAGGCCCGCGAACTCGATCTGGCGCGGCGTCGACGGCGTCGGCAGGTTGGCGATGAACCAGTCGTAGAGGGGGCGGTTGTTCTCGAACTCGAGGGTGCACAGCGAGTGGGTGATGCCTTCGATGGCGTCCGAGAGGCCGTGGGCGAAATCGTACATCGGGTAGATGCACCACTTGGCGCCGGTGCGGTGATGCTCCGCCTTGCGGATACGGTACATGGTGGGGTCGCGCATGACCGGGTTCGGCGAGGCCATGTCGATCTTGGCCCGCACCACGTAGGTGCCCTCTTCGAATTCGCCGTTCTTCATGCGCTCGATGAGGTCGAGGTTCTCCTCGACTGGGCGATCGCGGTAGGGGCTGTTCTTGCCGGGCTCCGTCAGCGTACCCCGGTACTCGCGGATCTGCTCCGCCGAGAGCTCGTCCACGTAGGCCTTGCCGTCGCGGATCAGATGCTTGGCCCATTCGTAGAGCTGATCGAAGTACTCCGAGGCGTGATAGAGGTGCTCGCCCCAGTCGAAGCCGAGCCAGCGCACGTCCTCGATGATGGACTCGGCGAACTTGGACTCTTCCTTCAACGGGTTGGTGTCGTCGAAGCGCAGGTGGCAGGTGCCCTTGTAGTCGCGAGCGAGGCCGAAGTTCAGGCAGATCGACGTGGCGTGACCGATGTGCAGGAAGCCGTTCGGCTCCGGCGGGAAGCGCGTGACGATGCTCGAGTGCTTCCCGCTCTCGAGGTCTTCGTCGACGATGTCTCGGATGAAATTGGTCTCGGGGAGTTCGTTCGTGGTCATGATCGGTTCGCTTCCGCAGGTGCGGCGCACTCTCCTCGCGCTGTAGCATGGGCTCGGTCCTGCCGGTGTGGGGGATAGCTCACCGGTAGCGAGCAATCCGCCCAGGCCGCCTGGCGCTCCAATAGTACGGGAATGGCACGCCGACTATGAGTGCCGCCCTGCGTGTCGCCCTAGGGGACGCGGCCCCGCACCGTGAGGGTCACGTCCGCTTCCAGGGTCAGAGTCAGTCCCTGGGCGACGCAGTCGAAGGCGGTGGCGCCGTCGTCGAGCTCGAAGATGACAAACTCTCCGCTGTTTCGATTCTCGCACCGCCCCACCAGCTCGGTGGTCAGGCCCACGAAGGTCGCCGCTGCATCGATGCCGAAGGCGCGGCCGTTGACCTGGATCGTGACCTCATCCCTGGAACTGATGTCGAGCCCGAGGGCGAGGCAATCCACCGTTTCGCCCAGTTCGGCACCCGGAAAGTCGCCGGTCACGGTCTGCGGGTCCGTGTTGTTCTGGCAGACGGCGGAGGCGATGTTGAACTTGGAGGCCGAGAAGGACAGCTCCTGGGCGGGCGCCAGCTCGGCGATGGCACCCCGGATGCGCACGCGAACCCGGTCCTGCACCGCGAGCGGGATGCCTGCGTTGCTGCAGTCCCAGGCGCCCTCGAGCACGCGCACGGTGCCGCTTGCGCCCGTCGTCCGGTTGATGCACTCGACCAGCGCGCCCTCGTCGAGGCCCGTCGCTTCGCCGTTCAATTCGGGATCGACGAAGTTCACCCCATCGATCTGCACCACCACCTGGTCGCCCTGGGTGAACTCCAGGCCCAGGGCGCGGCAATCGAATGACTCATCCAGGGACACCTCGGGCAGCGTACCCGTCGCGGTCTGGCCCGTGGCGAGGTTGCGGCAGGTGATGGAGCGGGAATCGATGCCGATGACGCGAGCGGTCAACAGGGCCTGGCCAGCGTTGCGTCCGTAGACGGTGAAGGCCTCGCCGTTGTCGGGCGCGGCGGTGATCAGGTCGCTGATGCCGTCACCGTTCAGATCCCTGGCGACGGCGAGAACGCGGCCGAGAGCGCCCGTGTCGGTCCTGACGACGAATCCTCGGCTGCCGTCGCCGCCAAGGTTTTCCTGCAGCAGGGAGAGGTCGAACACCGGTGCGAAGGCTCCATCCCGGCGTCCGTACAACACGTAGGCGGCGCCGACGGTCTGGGCGAGGGCGACATCGACGCCGATCACCAGATCGTCGAGTCCATCGTTGTTCAGATCGCCCGTCGCCAGGAGGTCATTCACGCCCACGCCGTTGCGACTCGATTCCGAGCGCATGAGAAACCCCACGGAGCCGTCACCGCCGTTCTCCGGCAGCAGATCCACCAGTCGGATTTGGGCGGGAAAACCGGTGTCGCTACCGAAGATGACCGCTGACGTCGTGTCCTCCTGTGCGTCTTCGGAGAAGGTGCGCAGGGCGATGTCGGCAAGGCCGTCGGCGTTGAGATCACCCGCAGGCGAGAGCGCGTAGCCCCAACGGTCGCCCCGGTCCAGCCCACCGATCACGAAGCCAAGGCTGCCATCGCCACCGTTCGTCTCGAACAGATCCGCCAGCGCAAACTCCGCCGGCAGGCCCCCGTCACGACCGAACACCACGTAGGCTTCGCCGGCATCACGTTCGGCGCCGAAGACGGCGCGGGGGGCGCCGATGATGATGTCGTCGATGCCGTCCCCGTTCACATCGCCGATGCCGGTCACGTCCGTGCCCGACTGATCACCGGTCTCGAAGCCGCGCAGCACCGTGCCCATGGAGCCGTCACCACCGTTCGTCTCGAACAGGGATGCGAGCTCGAACTCGGCCGGGAATCCACCCTCCCTGCCGTACACCAGGTAGGTCTCGCCAACGCCCGGTGCGCCGCCCGGGGCGTCGCCCAGGATGGCGCTGATAAGAAAGTCGTCGATGCCGTCGTTGTTGACGTCGCCGGCGGCCCCCACGCTGCGCCCTGCGAGGTCGTTGGCGTCCACGCCGAGGAACACCGTGCCCTCGCTGCCGTCCCCTCCGGCGGCCTCGAAGAGGGTGGATGCATCGAACTCGACGGGGAAATCACCGTCACGACCGAGGATCAGGTAGGCCTCTCCATCGCTGGTGAGACGCGCCCCGACCAGCAGATCGTCACGGCCATCGCCGTTCACATCGCCCACGGGCGCCATGGAGAAACCGAACTCGCCGCCGCGCAGGCCATTG
Coding sequences within:
- a CDS encoding glutamine--tRNA ligase/YqeY domain fusion protein, coding for MTTNELPETNFIRDIVDEDLESGKHSSIVTRFPPEPNGFLHIGHATSICLNFGLARDYKGTCHLRFDDTNPLKEESKFAESIIEDVRWLGFDWGEHLYHASEYFDQLYEWAKHLIRDGKAYVDELSAEQIREYRGTLTEPGKNSPYRDRPVEENLDLIERMKNGEFEEGTYVVRAKIDMASPNPVMRDPTMYRIRKAEHHRTGAKWCIYPMYDFAHGLSDAIEGITHSLCTLEFENNRPLYDWFIANLPTPSTPRQIEFAGLNLGYTVLSKRVLRGLVEDGLVSGWDDPRMPTLRGLRRRGYTAASIRTFCRRIGLARRHAISEISLLESGLREELNLSAPRAMAVLRPIKLVITNYPEGQEETLDAVNNPEDESAGVRQVPFSRELYIEDADFREEAPKKYFRLTPGREVRLRWAYFVTCTGFVKDPDTGEVTEVHCTYDPETRGGDAPDGRKVKGTIHWVSAPHAVDAEVRLYDRLFSVERPGVGVDDVREHLNSESMEVLRDCKLEPSLRDAPVGEPLQFERMGYFCVDSVDSKPEALVFNRTVALRDAWAKIDKAAKAKA
- a CDS encoding EAL domain-containing protein, with product MKLLKSVLGSGRPNDALPISRLLLIPLLTPLLVALVVFGLAQVSKGGHLHQLNARHAIFSFQLTSILEETAKQPLPTDELIHLVEKIRSLPVECLHELGVVERLLMRAAGTIEAITLCVDDIATADVALASLAELQAGELTEAQVRVVLDEAADAFVAGSYAFEVPISRTVGIAIRITFAVVVLGGLLVWGVQASLARFVGRAMVGMEDATRALSHSEQLNKLLARIDSVTALPNRSAYTLTLQEAIENAQRKNTGFAVLFLDLDGFKNVNDDLGHSAGDLVLKTTAMRLAARMRGEDVVARFGGDEFAALLQGVDDAQRVNAVCDDLIKRVAEEISYEEHLIGVTTSIGVALYPQHGDDAERLMKHADIAMYEAKAQGKNRSRLFDYSLQDRITDRVRTHRDLTRAIEQRELHVHFQPVVDLNTLRVEGCEALVRWNHPDRGKIPPDVFIPIAEESDLILDLGAWVMETACGQAQAWRVGNGREDLRVAINVSPRQLATPGFARTVEQVLADTGLPASALDLEITETCFIGDDETCIASLHQLAELGARLLLDDFGTGYSSFSYLHTLPFQVLKIDRSLVAGIESGEKTQAIVTSILSMSSSLGMSVIAEGVETQAALDTLIRLGCPCAQGYFFQPPVAAEMFDLGADFGRRRSAIDAPTPTRASLPASP
- a CDS encoding VCBS repeat-containing protein, encoding MITPARPQADTTQPVRSGATTLAFALPATLLLGAFDVHAQFPAEFDVSLLREANGGNGSQGYVLAGGSRDMSVSSGGDLNGDGLDELLIATSATNRVYVRYGTTQAPAEADITDVLEANGGDGSIGFLLTNGLRGGEFGFSMAPVGDVNGDGRDDLLVGARLTSDGEAYLILGRDGDFPVEFDASTLFEAAGGDGSEGTVFLGVDANDLAGRSVGAAGDVNNDGIDDFLISAILGDAPGGAPGVGETYLVYGREGGFPAEFELASLFETNGGDGSMGTVLRGFETGDQSGTDVTGIGDVNGDGIDDIIIGAPRAVFGAERDAGEAYVVFGRDGGLPAEFALADLFETNGGDGSLGFVIGGLDRGDRWGYALSPAGDLNADGLADIALRTFSEDAQEDTTSAVIFGSDTGFPAQIRLVDLLPENGGDGSVGFLMRSESSRNGVGVNDLLATGDLNNDGLDDLVIGVDVALAQTVGAAYVLYGRRDGAFAPVFDLSLLQENLGGDGSRGFVVRTDTGALGRVLAVARDLNGDGISDLITAAPDNGEAFTVYGRNAGQALLTARVIGIDSRSITCRNLATGQTATGTLPEVSLDESFDCRALGLEFTQGDQVVVQIDGVNFVDPELNGEATGLDEGALVECINRTTGASGTVRVLEGAWDCSNAGIPLAVQDRVRVRIRGAIAELAPAQELSFSASKFNIASAVCQNNTDPQTVTGDFPGAELGETVDCLALGLDISSRDEVTIQVNGRAFGIDAAATFVGLTTELVGRCENRNSGEFVIFELDDGATAFDCVAQGLTLTLEADVTLTVRGRVP